In the Candidatus Deferrimicrobiaceae bacterium genome, one interval contains:
- a CDS encoding Gfo/Idh/MocA family oxidoreductase has protein sequence MLRVGVIGVGYLGRLHTQKLASFDDVALVGVCDADRERGERVAEEFGTSFRAGSRELLREIDAVSIAVPTTAHYRVAKEAMRAGVHVLLEKPIAATVREGRALVREAEVRRLVFQIGHLERFNSAVLSAASVLKEPRFVECHRLGPFGARGTDVDVVLDLMIHDIDLLLSFVRSPVVRISAVGIPVISPNIDIANARLSFANGCVANMTASRVSARKQRKIRIFQEEAYVSMDFVENSIQIFRRTFPQGPRGMPEITGELLETEKGDALRDEIRSFVDCVRTGARPRVSGADGLAALEVAFRILRKMRRR, from the coding sequence ATGCTGCGCGTGGGCGTCATCGGCGTCGGATACCTCGGAAGGCTGCACACCCAGAAATTGGCGTCCTTCGACGACGTCGCTCTCGTCGGGGTATGCGACGCCGACCGGGAACGGGGGGAGAGGGTCGCGGAGGAGTTCGGGACCTCCTTCCGTGCGGGCAGCCGGGAGCTGCTCCGGGAGATCGATGCGGTATCCATCGCGGTGCCCACGACCGCCCATTACCGGGTGGCGAAGGAGGCGATGCGCGCGGGGGTCCACGTCCTTCTCGAAAAGCCGATCGCGGCGACCGTCCGGGAGGGTCGCGCCCTGGTCCGGGAGGCCGAGGTGCGCCGTCTCGTCTTCCAGATCGGGCACCTGGAGAGGTTCAACTCCGCGGTCCTCTCCGCCGCGTCCGTTCTGAAGGAGCCGAGGTTCGTCGAATGCCATCGGCTCGGGCCCTTCGGGGCCCGAGGCACGGACGTGGATGTGGTGCTCGACCTGATGATCCACGACATCGATCTCCTCCTCTCGTTCGTCCGGTCACCCGTCGTCCGGATCAGCGCCGTCGGGATCCCGGTAATCTCCCCGAACATCGATATCGCGAACGCCCGGCTCTCCTTCGCCAACGGATGCGTGGCCAACATGACGGCGAGCAGGGTCTCCGCGCGCAAGCAGCGCAAGATACGGATCTTCCAGGAAGAAGCCTACGTGTCGATGGACTTCGTCGAGAACTCCATCCAGATTTTCCGAAGGACTTTCCCGCAGGGGCCGCGGGGGATGCCGGAGATCACCGGGGAACTGCTGGAAACGGAAAAGGGGGACGCCCTCCGCGACGAGATCCGCTCCTTCGTGGATTGCGTGAGGACCGGCGCACGTCCCCGCGTTTCCGGAGCGGACGGACTCGCGGCGCTGGAGGTGGCCTTCCGCATCCTTCGGAAGATGAGGAGACGTTGA
- a CDS encoding OmpH family outer membrane protein, with amino-acid sequence MNGRVLWILAVLLAAAVLAASSSFAEGLKVAVIDVNKVMNESEAGKAARKKMEDRYEELKKKIDARGEEARKMKEELDKQKILLGKEKLKEREDALNAKVAELRQLTQEAEKEMQNRQGELTRGVLKIVEGQWEKVVEQEKIDLLLERSSGVVYSNPSLDITSKVLDLVNKEKPGGK; translated from the coding sequence ATGAACGGGAGGGTTCTCTGGATCTTGGCGGTGTTGCTCGCGGCAGCCGTACTGGCCGCAAGTTCGTCGTTCGCGGAAGGACTCAAAGTGGCGGTGATCGACGTCAACAAGGTCATGAACGAATCCGAGGCCGGGAAGGCCGCGAGAAAGAAGATGGAGGACAGGTACGAGGAGCTGAAGAAGAAGATCGACGCGAGGGGCGAGGAAGCCCGGAAGATGAAGGAGGAGCTGGACAAGCAGAAGATTCTCCTGGGAAAGGAGAAATTGAAGGAAAGGGAGGACGCGCTCAACGCGAAGGTCGCCGAACTTCGCCAACTCACCCAGGAGGCGGAAAAGGAGATGCAGAACCGTCAGGGCGAACTTACGCGCGGGGTCTTGAAGATCGTGGAGGGGCAGTGGGAAAAGGTTGTGGAGCAGGAAAAGATCGACCTGCTGCTGGAGAGGAGCAGCGGGGTGGTCTATTCCAACCCCTCGCTGGACATCACCTCCAAGGTGCTCGATCTGGTGAACAAGGAGAAGCCCGGTGGGAAATGA
- the lpxB gene encoding lipid-A-disaccharide synthase produces the protein MTPGRKTLFIVCGEPSGETYAVRVARAFRKRFPEVPMEGIGSVRLASEGVRLLLDYGEISVVGLTEVARHLPAIVRALRAAVQRATRPDVGALLLVDFPEFNFRVGKKGNEHGIPVIYYIPPQLWAWRAGRAGELARFTRGVVVPFPFEEPILRAKGVNVRFAGHPLLDELGPYWDAVADPGRFGIPEGKRVVGLLPGSRPGEIRRHFPPMVAAARRIAGRFPDVHFAVPLAAPGFRDAIQDILTGVELPLTIVENERFLLFRGMTAAICASGTATLELALLGVPAVIVYRTSSMTYRISRKLASVTCIGLPNIVAGRKFLPELIQDACRSETMAGEIEGLLADDKRREELGEQCRALREVLAGTGPSEAVVEMLAQEAGEAWG, from the coding sequence TTGACCCCCGGGAGAAAGACCCTGTTCATCGTCTGCGGGGAGCCCTCCGGGGAGACGTACGCGGTTCGGGTTGCCCGGGCGTTCCGGAAGAGGTTTCCCGAGGTCCCGATGGAGGGGATCGGGAGCGTCCGGCTGGCGAGCGAGGGGGTGCGCCTCCTGCTGGATTACGGGGAGATCTCCGTGGTCGGGTTGACCGAGGTGGCCCGCCACTTGCCTGCGATCGTCCGGGCGCTGCGCGCCGCGGTGCAAAGGGCCACGCGCCCCGACGTGGGCGCTCTGCTTCTCGTCGATTTTCCCGAATTCAACTTCCGGGTCGGGAAAAAGGGGAACGAGCATGGGATCCCCGTGATCTACTACATTCCCCCGCAGCTGTGGGCGTGGAGGGCGGGACGGGCCGGGGAACTGGCCCGATTCACGAGGGGCGTGGTGGTCCCCTTTCCCTTCGAGGAGCCGATCCTCAGGGCGAAAGGGGTGAACGTGCGGTTTGCCGGTCATCCCCTTCTCGACGAACTGGGACCCTATTGGGACGCCGTCGCGGACCCGGGCCGGTTCGGAATCCCGGAGGGGAAGAGGGTCGTGGGGCTTCTTCCGGGGAGCCGTCCGGGGGAGATCCGTAGGCACTTCCCCCCGATGGTGGCGGCGGCGCGAAGGATCGCGGGGCGCTTCCCCGACGTGCACTTCGCCGTACCGCTTGCCGCGCCGGGGTTCCGGGACGCGATACAGGACATATTGACGGGGGTCGAGCTCCCTCTGACAATAGTGGAAAACGAACGGTTTCTGCTGTTCCGGGGGATGACGGCTGCGATTTGCGCATCCGGCACGGCAACGCTCGAACTGGCGCTCCTCGGCGTGCCGGCCGTGATCGTCTACCGCACGTCCTCGATGACCTACCGGATCAGCAGGAAGCTGGCCTCGGTGACGTGCATCGGGCTGCCCAACATCGTGGCGGGACGGAAGTTCCTTCCGGAGCTGATTCAGGACGCATGCCGTTCCGAGACGATGGCCGGGGAGATCGAAGGACTGCTGGCCGACGACAAGCGTCGGGAGGAACTGGGGGAGCAGTGCCGTGCCCTTCGGGAAGTCCTGGCGGGGACGGGTCCGTCGGAGGCGGTGGTGGAGATGCTTGCGCAGGAGGCGGGTGAGGCATGGGGTTGA
- a CDS encoding 3-deoxy-D-manno-octulosonic acid transferase, translating to MRKADPAAPDGGGKGFHPGSQAHFLYNLALKGALILAAPGWIPWMALSRKRRRNFPDRLGVHLGRIPPKGGKRRILIHAVSVGETLSAVPLVRMLRSLLPSVELFFSTVTLTGQEVAGRALAGQIEATLFFPFDFPGIAGKFLDRVGPDVVAILETEIWPNFLGECARRGIPVVILNGRISERSLRGYGRVKSLFGRVLSCVTAVAMQTEEDARRIISLGAPPEKVSVTGNMKFDVAPPPETDTPFFSWLRGEKDRGSSWFVAGSTHEGEEEAVLSAFGGARSINRSVRLLLAPRHPERFDAVAELCGRRGWEVERKTKIAQEGEERSAPVVLLDTVGELLSAYAMADIAFVGGSIVPKGGHNILEPALFGVPIVAGTHMGNFREITEIFTRGEAVTLVRDAADLSRVLSQWAADRTPFLERGKRARRLLEGLRGATGENVALVVRELSRREGGTP from the coding sequence GTGCGGAAAGCCGACCCGGCAGCGCCTGACGGGGGGGGCAAAGGGTTCCACCCGGGCAGCCAGGCGCATTTCCTTTACAACCTGGCCCTCAAGGGCGCCCTGATCCTTGCGGCGCCGGGCTGGATCCCCTGGATGGCGCTCTCCCGGAAACGGAGAAGGAATTTCCCGGACCGGCTCGGGGTTCATCTCGGGCGCATTCCGCCGAAGGGAGGAAAGCGCAGGATCCTGATTCACGCGGTCTCGGTGGGGGAAACCCTCTCGGCGGTCCCCCTCGTCCGCATGCTCCGGAGTCTGCTCCCTTCCGTGGAACTGTTCTTCTCCACGGTTACGCTCACCGGGCAGGAGGTGGCCGGAAGGGCGCTTGCCGGCCAGATCGAGGCGACGCTTTTCTTTCCTTTCGACTTTCCCGGCATCGCGGGGAAATTTCTCGACAGGGTCGGTCCGGACGTCGTGGCGATTCTCGAAACGGAGATCTGGCCGAATTTCCTGGGGGAGTGCGCGAGACGGGGGATTCCCGTCGTCATCCTGAACGGGAGAATCTCGGAACGCTCGCTGCGCGGCTACGGCCGGGTGAAATCCCTCTTCGGGAGGGTCCTCTCGTGCGTGACCGCCGTCGCCATGCAGACGGAGGAGGACGCCCGCCGGATCATCTCCCTGGGTGCACCCCCGGAGAAGGTATCGGTCACCGGAAACATGAAGTTCGACGTCGCTCCTCCCCCCGAAACCGATACCCCCTTTTTCTCCTGGCTGCGCGGCGAAAAGGACCGGGGGTCCTCATGGTTCGTCGCCGGATCGACCCACGAGGGAGAGGAAGAGGCGGTGCTGTCCGCATTCGGCGGTGCGCGGTCGATCAACCGGTCCGTTCGGCTTCTTCTCGCGCCGCGCCACCCTGAACGTTTCGACGCCGTCGCGGAGCTGTGCGGCCGGCGGGGGTGGGAGGTGGAGCGAAAAACCAAGATCGCGCAGGAAGGGGAAGAGCGGTCCGCCCCCGTCGTTCTCCTGGACACCGTCGGGGAACTGCTCTCCGCGTATGCCATGGCGGATATCGCCTTCGTCGGGGGAAGCATCGTCCCGAAGGGGGGACACAACATCCTCGAGCCCGCCCTGTTCGGAGTGCCCATCGTCGCCGGGACCCACATGGGCAATTTTCGGGAGATCACCGAGATCTTCACCCGGGGGGAGGCGGTGACCCTGGTGCGGGACGCGGCCGATCTTTCCCGGGTTCTTTCGCAGTGGGCGGCCGACCGCACCCCGTTCCTGGAAAGGGGGAAGCGCGCCCGGCGATTGCTGGAAGGACTGCGGGGCGCCACCGGGGAAAACGTCGCCCTCGTGGTCCGCGAACTCTCCCGGCGAGAGGGAGGAACGCCTTGA
- the msbA gene encoding lipid A export permease/ATP-binding protein MsbA, translated as MGLTIYRRMLAYVRPYQGRLLCAMLFMIVVSSFRGAIAFLVKPALDDIFINKDTTRLAIIPVLVLAVYLLKGVFEFAQSYLMSGVGQRVIRDIRDHLYRHMQSLSLSFYMRHPTGVLMSRVTNDVGLMQGAVTEAVTGLIKDVFSALFLVGVIFYRDWKLALVALVAFPLAFWPIARFGRKLRRTSIRTQEVTGGLTSHLQETISGAKLVKSFGAEEYEVDRFASRNAQLFRLSMKVVKVQALTSPLSEMFAGVGAAAVIFYGGYSVVKGQSTPGNFFSFMTALFMLYEPIKSLSRINNVIQQGIAAATRVFEVLDTLPDVEEKKGAPDLAGIEREIEFDHVDFRYSAGGEYILKDIAFRVPLGTLVAVVGSSGAGKTTLVDLLPRFYDPQNGAIRIDGTDIRDVSLASLRSQIGIVSQHTILFNDTVRNNISYGAADAPREKVEEAARKANAHGFITRLPEGYDTVVGEQGLKLSGGERQRVAIARALLKDAPVLVLDEATSALDSESESVVQEALEHLMRGRTTFVIAHRLSTVRNADMILVVEDGRIVESGRHEELLSRESRYRLFYLKQFEERKPGAESRPGSA; from the coding sequence ATGGGGTTGACCATCTACCGGCGCATGCTCGCCTACGTTCGCCCCTACCAGGGTCGTCTTCTGTGCGCGATGCTGTTCATGATCGTCGTCTCCTCCTTCCGGGGCGCGATCGCCTTTCTCGTCAAGCCCGCGCTGGACGACATCTTCATCAACAAGGACACCACCCGTCTCGCCATCATCCCCGTGCTTGTCCTGGCGGTCTACTTGCTCAAGGGAGTCTTCGAGTTCGCGCAGAGCTACCTGATGAGCGGCGTAGGCCAGCGGGTGATCCGGGATATCCGGGACCACCTGTATCGCCATATGCAGTCCCTCTCCCTTTCCTTCTACATGAGGCACCCCACCGGCGTGCTGATGTCCCGCGTGACCAACGATGTCGGGCTCATGCAGGGAGCGGTGACGGAGGCGGTCACGGGCCTCATCAAGGACGTTTTTTCCGCGCTCTTCCTGGTGGGGGTCATCTTTTACCGCGACTGGAAGCTGGCGCTGGTCGCCCTCGTGGCATTCCCTCTCGCCTTCTGGCCCATCGCGCGGTTCGGCCGAAAGCTCCGCAGGACAAGTATCCGGACCCAGGAGGTCACCGGCGGGCTGACCTCCCACTTGCAGGAAACGATCAGCGGCGCGAAGCTCGTGAAATCCTTCGGTGCCGAGGAGTACGAGGTGGACCGGTTCGCCTCCCGCAACGCCCAACTGTTCCGCCTGAGCATGAAGGTGGTGAAGGTGCAGGCGCTGACCTCCCCCCTCTCGGAGATGTTCGCGGGGGTGGGCGCGGCGGCGGTCATCTTCTACGGCGGCTACAGCGTCGTGAAAGGACAGAGCACCCCCGGGAACTTCTTCTCCTTCATGACGGCTCTCTTCATGCTGTACGAGCCGATCAAGAGCCTTTCCCGGATCAACAACGTGATCCAGCAGGGGATCGCCGCGGCCACCCGCGTGTTCGAGGTCCTCGACACGCTGCCCGATGTCGAGGAAAAAAAGGGGGCGCCCGACCTTGCGGGCATCGAACGCGAGATCGAGTTCGACCACGTCGATTTCCGGTATTCCGCGGGGGGGGAGTACATCCTGAAGGACATCGCCTTCCGGGTGCCTCTCGGCACGCTGGTGGCGGTCGTCGGCTCGAGCGGGGCGGGCAAGACGACCCTTGTGGACCTGCTTCCGCGGTTCTACGATCCGCAGAACGGGGCGATCCGGATCGACGGCACGGATATCCGGGACGTCTCGCTTGCCTCGCTCCGTTCGCAGATCGGGATTGTCAGCCAGCACACGATCCTGTTCAACGACACGGTGAGAAACAACATCTCCTACGGGGCCGCGGACGCCCCGAGGGAGAAAGTCGAGGAGGCCGCGCGCAAGGCGAACGCGCACGGATTCATCACCAGGCTCCCCGAGGGGTACGACACCGTCGTCGGCGAACAGGGGCTGAAGCTGTCGGGGGGCGAAAGGCAGCGCGTGGCCATCGCCCGGGCTCTTCTCAAGGACGCCCCGGTCCTGGTCCTGGACGAGGCCACATCGGCCCTCGACTCCGAGTCGGAAAGCGTGGTCCAGGAGGCGCTCGAGCACCTCATGCGGGGCCGGACCACCTTCGTGATCGCCCACAGGCTCTCCACGGTCCGCAACGCCGACATGATTCTTGTGGTGGAGGACGGGCGGATCGTCGAGAGCGGGCGGCACGAGGAGCTGCTCTCCCGGGAGTCCCGATATCGCTTGTTCTACCTCAAGCAGTTCGAGGAGAGGAAGCCCGGTGCGGAAAGCCGACCCGGCAGCGCCTGA
- the lpxD gene encoding UDP-3-O-(3-hydroxymyristoyl)glucosamine N-acyltransferase, with the protein MGNEFRLSDLADRIGARLVGDGERVVAGIAPIEEAGPGQVTFLANPKYARFAKDSKATAIIAKEVVPGAQTAFLLSDNPYFAFACAMEAFHPPARPAPGISDKAVVDPSARLGRDVAVAPFVVIQEGAEVGDRTALFPGVYVGKGVSIGPDCLAYPHVVLYHDVKVGSRVILHAGCVIGSDGFGFAPTAEGFRKIPQVGTVEIGDDVEIGANTTIDRAALGVTRISRGTKLDNLVQVGHNVVIGSDTVIAAQAGISGSVRIGNRVMIGGQAGLAGHLEVEDGILLGAKSGVPVSLRVSEARAWSGIPAMPHPVWLRMATLLPKLPELFRRVKRLEEGNNPRRG; encoded by the coding sequence GTGGGAAATGAGTTCCGCCTCTCCGACCTCGCGGACCGGATCGGGGCGCGGCTGGTCGGAGACGGGGAGAGGGTCGTCGCCGGTATCGCCCCGATCGAGGAGGCGGGTCCGGGTCAGGTGACGTTTCTCGCGAACCCGAAGTACGCCCGCTTCGCGAAGGATTCGAAGGCCACGGCGATCATCGCGAAGGAAGTCGTGCCTGGGGCGCAGACGGCGTTTCTCCTTTCCGATAATCCGTACTTCGCATTCGCGTGCGCCATGGAAGCGTTTCACCCGCCCGCGCGCCCCGCCCCGGGGATATCGGACAAAGCGGTGGTCGACCCGTCCGCCCGTCTCGGACGGGATGTCGCCGTCGCGCCGTTCGTGGTCATCCAGGAAGGCGCCGAGGTGGGGGACCGCACCGCGCTGTTCCCCGGGGTTTATGTCGGGAAGGGGGTGAGCATCGGTCCGGACTGCCTGGCGTATCCCCATGTCGTGTTGTACCACGACGTCAAGGTGGGCTCCCGGGTGATTCTGCACGCGGGATGCGTCATCGGGAGCGACGGGTTCGGTTTCGCTCCGACCGCCGAAGGGTTCCGGAAGATCCCCCAGGTGGGGACGGTCGAGATCGGGGACGATGTGGAGATCGGGGCGAACACCACCATCGACAGGGCGGCGCTCGGCGTCACCCGGATATCCCGGGGGACGAAGCTGGACAATCTCGTCCAGGTCGGACACAACGTGGTCATCGGAAGCGACACGGTGATCGCGGCGCAGGCCGGAATCTCCGGGAGCGTGCGGATCGGCAATCGCGTCATGATCGGGGGGCAAGCGGGTCTCGCGGGCCATCTCGAGGTGGAGGACGGCATCCTGCTGGGGGCGAAAAGCGGCGTTCCCGTTTCCCTGCGCGTCTCGGAAGCACGGGCCTGGTCGGGGATTCCGGCGATGCCGCATCCGGTCTGGCTCCGGATGGCGACCCTGCTTCCGAAGCTCCCGGAACTCTTCCGCCGCGTGAAGCGGCTGGAAGAAGGGAATAACCCAAGGAGGGGATAG
- the lpxA gene encoding acyl-ACP--UDP-N-acetylglucosamine O-acyltransferase, which translates to MIHPTAIIDPGAVLGEGVEVGAYAMIGPRVTLREGCRVGAHAIIESHARVGKDTRVYSFASIGSPPQDLKYRGEETWVEIGEGCTIREYVTVNRGTAAGGGVTRVGNGVLLMAYCHVAHDCHVGDRVIVANAATLAGHVEVGAKAIIGGLVGVHQFVRIGSFAMVGALSGLPLDIPPYVTAVVARGQKGRGLYGLNLIGLRRNGFSEETIAELKKAYRILFRSGLPMREALARAAAETAPLPEIRHLLDFVQSSKRGVQR; encoded by the coding sequence ATGATTCATCCGACGGCGATCATCGATCCCGGAGCGGTGCTGGGGGAAGGGGTGGAGGTCGGGGCGTACGCCATGATCGGACCCCGGGTGACACTGAGGGAAGGGTGCAGGGTCGGTGCGCACGCGATCATCGAGTCCCATGCCCGGGTCGGGAAAGATACCCGGGTGTATTCCTTCGCGTCGATCGGCTCTCCGCCCCAGGACCTGAAGTACCGGGGGGAGGAAACCTGGGTGGAGATCGGCGAGGGGTGCACCATCCGGGAATACGTCACGGTGAACCGGGGGACCGCCGCCGGGGGGGGCGTAACGCGTGTAGGAAACGGCGTGCTCCTGATGGCGTACTGCCACGTCGCCCACGACTGTCATGTCGGCGACCGTGTGATCGTTGCCAACGCGGCCACGCTGGCCGGGCACGTGGAGGTCGGGGCGAAGGCGATCATCGGCGGTCTCGTGGGGGTCCATCAATTCGTCCGCATCGGCTCCTTCGCCATGGTCGGGGCGCTGTCGGGCCTTCCCCTCGACATCCCCCCGTACGTGACGGCGGTCGTGGCCCGGGGGCAAAAGGGGAGGGGCCTGTACGGGCTGAACCTCATCGGGCTCCGAAGGAACGGTTTTTCGGAGGAGACGATCGCGGAGTTGAAGAAGGCGTACCGGATCCTCTTCCGTTCGGGTCTTCCCATGCGGGAGGCGCTCGCCCGGGCGGCGGCGGAAACGGCCCCGCTCCCCGAAATCCGGCATCTTCTCGATTTCGTCCAGTCCAGCAAACGGGGAGTGCAGAGGTAG
- the fabZ gene encoding 3-hydroxyacyl-ACP dehydratase FabZ, which yields MFTAREIMKLLPHRFPFLLLDRIVELEPGRRVVGLKNVTIDEPFFAGHFPDYPIMPGVLIIEALAQAGGFLALKAMGNEGKIAFFAGIDKCKFRRPVVPGDQLRLECTVIGRKGSVWKMHGEATVDGVLAAVADLTASLAHPRNERDLEGAGR from the coding sequence ATGTTCACTGCCCGGGAGATCATGAAGTTGCTGCCCCACCGGTTTCCTTTTCTTCTGCTGGACCGGATCGTCGAGCTGGAGCCGGGCCGGCGCGTGGTCGGGTTGAAGAACGTTACCATCGATGAGCCCTTCTTCGCGGGGCACTTCCCCGACTACCCCATCATGCCCGGGGTGCTCATCATCGAGGCGTTGGCCCAGGCGGGAGGGTTCCTCGCCCTCAAGGCGATGGGCAACGAGGGAAAAATCGCCTTTTTTGCCGGAATCGACAAATGCAAATTCCGCCGGCCCGTCGTCCCGGGAGACCAGCTCCGCCTCGAGTGTACCGTCATCGGCCGCAAGGGATCGGTCTGGAAAATGCACGGAGAGGCCACCGTGGACGGTGTCCTCGCCGCGGTGGCCGACCTGACGGCGTCCCTCGCCCACCCGCGGAACGAGCGGGACCTGGAAGGAGCGGGCCGATGA